Proteins from a single region of Aureibacter tunicatorum:
- a CDS encoding zincin-like metallopeptidase domain-containing protein, which translates to MLELALLGGGLLAAKIFGKKKKQKEPARGLEGIPYLSNRQALKVYGENGENVGGLSGLEGGKDVYQIITDMILEKINKNDDLPWRKPWSTDRYVMSNGDPVPRIPMNFVSHSKYRGINVFLLMMANRPHPFWMTFKQVSAKKGTIKKGAKSEIVVYYEMIYRDDKNKRITKAQYEASDNPNDKAYPILKYYRVFNGADIEGIDFGLTKVEGEKFENEAIESANNIVTGMPERPKISHGGERAYYSPTSDHVQMPYFDTFKIPQAYYSTLFHELVHSTVAPNRLDDPERTKGRKFGDKHYAEEELVAELGASFLCGDAGILFSTVNNTASYIKSWKDAIRHAMKQDEKWIVRTMHKAQAAADFIHGKKKGKQAFQPEYSPEYKKKKQPDNKPEEKAKKTPKPTPKPKPSPIPKKKPEAPKVDHLKMAKKFEAWAERLKKANAKTKQALEGYNRNTNKRLAQYNSKLFDYNQSKTLESYVTGLAKAWKENKVYALLQGVSPVASKKHLVPFLKSSETRNAGYHYYNVEGDQARFEKNFSYYQDYLKDAGIESDRRAKQAYHYLLSFSAVDPVDEHEKKQQKIRALEDQFRQSKQKGFFPTPLALVERMLNEANIANESKRILEPSAGLGHIAEGISKKHPNNYLKVIEMTPSLQKILKLKGFEVIGSDFLEHAKEYDYIIMNPPFEKLQDIDHVMHAYHNCLKDGGRIVSIMSESPFFNSQKKAKAFREFIEEIGGVAEKLPDDIFKGNDAFRKTGVKTRLVVIDKPTTSKKLSNSKQKEDAKLTEEQKIYLEKKRKVEVAVEAGRISKQKGESILKPYLAKAEKSKQTSMF; encoded by the coding sequence CAAGCTCTGAAAGTGTACGGCGAGAACGGTGAAAACGTAGGCGGACTTTCGGGCTTGGAAGGCGGCAAGGATGTGTATCAAATCATTACGGACATGATTTTGGAAAAAATCAACAAAAACGATGATTTGCCATGGAGAAAACCTTGGTCTACGGACAGATATGTCATGAGCAATGGTGATCCGGTGCCTAGAATTCCAATGAACTTTGTCAGCCATTCCAAATACAGAGGCATCAATGTGTTTTTGTTGATGATGGCGAATAGACCTCATCCTTTTTGGATGACCTTCAAGCAAGTTTCAGCTAAAAAAGGAACGATAAAGAAAGGCGCCAAAAGCGAGATTGTGGTCTATTACGAGATGATTTATCGAGATGACAAGAACAAGCGCATCACCAAAGCTCAGTATGAAGCTTCTGACAATCCCAATGACAAAGCGTATCCGATTTTGAAATATTACCGGGTGTTCAATGGGGCGGATATCGAAGGCATTGACTTTGGCTTGACCAAGGTGGAAGGCGAAAAGTTCGAGAATGAAGCCATTGAGTCGGCCAACAATATCGTTACGGGCATGCCGGAACGACCAAAGATATCACATGGTGGTGAAAGAGCGTATTACAGCCCAACATCCGACCATGTGCAAATGCCTTATTTTGATACTTTCAAAATTCCTCAAGCTTATTATTCAACGCTGTTTCATGAACTCGTTCATTCGACAGTAGCGCCTAATCGTCTGGATGATCCGGAAAGAACCAAAGGGCGCAAATTTGGCGATAAGCATTATGCGGAAGAAGAGCTTGTGGCGGAACTTGGCGCTTCATTTTTATGCGGCGATGCGGGCATATTATTTTCAACAGTCAATAATACGGCAAGCTATATCAAGTCATGGAAGGACGCCATAAGGCATGCCATGAAGCAAGATGAAAAGTGGATCGTAAGAACCATGCACAAGGCGCAAGCCGCGGCTGATTTCATTCATGGCAAAAAGAAAGGAAAGCAAGCCTTTCAACCTGAATACAGTCCGGAATACAAGAAGAAAAAACAGCCGGACAACAAACCCGAAGAAAAAGCCAAGAAAACTCCAAAACCGACGCCTAAACCTAAACCAAGTCCCATACCGAAAAAGAAGCCTGAAGCTCCCAAAGTGGATCATTTGAAAATGGCCAAGAAGTTCGAGGCTTGGGCGGAAAGATTGAAAAAGGCGAATGCAAAGACCAAGCAAGCACTTGAGGGCTACAATCGAAACACGAACAAGCGACTGGCTCAATATAATTCTAAGCTTTTTGATTATAATCAGAGCAAAACTTTAGAATCTTATGTGACTGGGCTTGCCAAAGCTTGGAAGGAAAACAAAGTTTACGCTTTGCTTCAAGGTGTTTCTCCGGTAGCTTCCAAGAAGCATTTAGTGCCTTTCTTGAAGTCTTCAGAGACTAGAAACGCAGGATATCACTATTATAATGTGGAAGGAGATCAGGCAAGGTTTGAAAAGAACTTTTCATATTATCAAGACTACCTAAAGGACGCAGGCATCGAAAGTGACAGAAGAGCCAAGCAAGCGTATCATTATTTGCTAAGTTTCTCGGCTGTGGATCCTGTGGATGAACACGAGAAGAAACAACAAAAGATTCGAGCGCTAGAGGATCAGTTCAGGCAAAGCAAGCAAAAAGGGTTTTTCCCTACGCCTCTGGCACTTGTTGAGAGGATGTTGAATGAGGCTAATATTGCCAATGAATCAAAAAGAATTTTGGAGCCATCGGCAGGCTTAGGCCATATCGCTGAAGGCATCAGTAAGAAGCATCCAAATAATTATTTGAAAGTGATTGAAATGACCCCGTCACTTCAAAAGATCTTGAAGCTGAAAGGTTTTGAGGTGATAGGCTCCGACTTTTTGGAGCATGCAAAGGAATATGATTACATCATCATGAATCCGCCGTTTGAAAAGCTTCAGGACATTGATCATGTGATGCACGCTTATCATAATTGCTTGAAGGATGGCGGCAGAATCGTTTCGATCATGTCGGAAAGTCCTTTTTTCAATAGCCAAAAGAAGGCAAAGGCTTTCCGAGAATTTATTGAAGAGATTGGCGGTGTGGCTGAAAAGCTTCCAGATGATATTTTCAAAGGAAACGATGCCTTTAGAAAGACAGGCGTCAAGACTCGACTGGTAGTCATTGACAAACCCACAACAAGCAAGAAATTATCAAATTCCAAGCAAAAAGAAGATGCCAAGCTCACAGAAGAGCAAAAGATCTATTTGGAGAAGAAAAGAAAAGTTGAAGTTGCTGTTGAAGCCGGAAGGATCAGCAAGCAGAAAGGCGAAAGCATACTGAAGCCTTACCTTGCCAAAGCCGAAAAGTCAAAGCAAACATCCATGTTTTAA